Proteins found in one Allorhizobium pseudoryzae genomic segment:
- a CDS encoding energy-coupling factor transporter transmembrane component T family protein, with translation MLNSLHVEGRTWLHRLPAAPKLFLLAAVSLVLFFVQSPVVLALVLLLAGGVYTSLGLPAREALKRIRPVLITILLFALINLVLVSPQEALTTTLRLLSVLLLAASVTATTTIAAFMDVLAKLFLPLERLGLLKAADISLAVGLVLRFVPEIAARYEGLKEAHRARGLPLRIHRVLGPLIISTLKDADTIAEAIDARGIRGQ, from the coding sequence ATGCTGAACAGCCTGCATGTGGAGGGTCGCACGTGGCTGCACCGGCTGCCGGCGGCGCCGAAACTTTTTCTGTTGGCGGCGGTCAGCCTCGTCCTGTTCTTTGTCCAGAGCCCGGTTGTTCTTGCGCTGGTGCTGCTGCTCGCAGGCGGCGTCTATACAAGCCTCGGCCTTCCGGCCCGCGAGGCGCTCAAGCGCATCCGGCCGGTGCTGATCACCATCCTGTTGTTTGCCCTTATCAATCTCGTGCTGGTCTCGCCGCAGGAGGCGCTGACGACGACGCTCAGGCTTCTCTCGGTGCTGCTGCTGGCGGCGAGTGTCACGGCAACCACCACGATTGCCGCCTTCATGGATGTGCTGGCGAAACTGTTTCTGCCACTGGAACGTCTCGGCCTTTTGAAGGCCGCCGATATCAGCCTTGCCGTCGGGCTCGTGCTGCGGTTCGTGCCGGAGATCGCCGCGCGATACGAGGGCTTGAAGGAGGCGCACCGCGCGCGCGGCCTGCCGTTGCGCATCCACCGGGTTCTCGGGCCGCTGATCATATCGACGCTGAAGGATGCCGATACCATTGCCGAGGCGATTGACGCCCGCGGCATTCGGGGCCAGTAA
- a CDS encoding biotin transporter BioY gives MTTRDLVLAALFTAIIIVLGLIPPVTLGFIPVPITAQSMGVMLAGTIIGARRGALAYGLLVLLVAIGLPVLSGGRGGLGILMGPTAGYIAGWIIGAFVVGMIAERFVREGQSTVRQMAGFFIASVIGGIVVVYAIGMPVVSLIAGTPFSKVIMGSLAFLPGDLLKAAIATLAARAVMVGYPLLPQKA, from the coding sequence ATGACGACCAGAGATTTGGTGCTTGCCGCCCTCTTCACTGCCATCATCATCGTGCTGGGCCTCATCCCGCCGGTCACGCTTGGCTTCATCCCGGTACCGATCACCGCCCAGTCGATGGGCGTCATGCTGGCGGGCACCATTATCGGCGCCCGGCGCGGCGCGCTTGCCTATGGCCTGCTGGTGCTTCTGGTGGCGATCGGACTGCCGGTGCTTTCCGGCGGCCGCGGCGGCCTCGGCATCCTGATGGGCCCGACCGCCGGTTACATCGCCGGCTGGATCATCGGCGCCTTCGTGGTGGGGATGATTGCCGAACGGTTCGTACGTGAGGGCCAGTCGACCGTTCGCCAGATGGCCGGTTTCTTCATCGCCAGCGTCATCGGCGGCATCGTGGTGGTCTATGCGATCGGCATGCCCGTCGTTTCGCTGATCGCCGGCACGCCCTTTTCCAAGGTGATCATGGGTTCGCTCGCCTTCCTGCCGGGCGACCTGCTGAAGGCCGCGATTGCAACGCTGGCCGCGCGCGCGGTGATGGTGGGCTACCCGCTTCTGCCGCAGAAGGCCTAA
- a CDS encoding SAM-dependent methyltransferase: MTLMEQTRPATSPEGVSAAASSQGFLAVVGVGIKLAAQTSLEAKAQIEAADRVFYLVTDPGTEYWLQTLNPTSESLQPFYDGRDSRLTTYLDITDYLLDHVRQGLHVCAVFYGHPGIFVFPSHRAVARARSEGFQAVMLPGISAEDCLFADLGIDPARKGCQTFEATDFLIFHRTFDPRNALVLWQVGVLGEVGYKISLSPQKLAVLVERLLEAYPPDHPVVVYEAARYPVCDPLIIRTTLAGLDVSMISSITTLYIPPLSQRKPDLEVAARLGIPADFIKRRFEMSDEEIERLGLD, encoded by the coding sequence ATGACCCTGATGGAACAGACAAGGCCCGCCACATCGCCCGAAGGCGTGTCCGCCGCCGCATCGTCTCAAGGTTTTCTGGCCGTGGTCGGCGTCGGCATCAAGCTTGCGGCGCAGACGAGCCTGGAGGCCAAGGCCCAGATCGAGGCCGCCGACCGCGTTTTTTATCTGGTGACCGATCCCGGCACCGAATACTGGCTGCAGACGCTCAACCCCACATCGGAATCGCTGCAGCCCTTTTATGACGGGCGCGACAGCCGGCTGACCACCTATCTCGACATCACCGACTATCTGCTCGACCATGTCCGGCAGGGCCTGCATGTCTGTGCCGTCTTTTACGGCCATCCGGGCATTTTCGTGTTTCCCTCGCACCGGGCGGTGGCGCGGGCCCGCAGCGAGGGTTTCCAGGCCGTCATGCTGCCCGGCATTTCGGCGGAGGACTGCCTGTTTGCCGATCTCGGCATCGATCCGGCCCGCAAGGGCTGCCAGACTTTCGAGGCGACCGACTTCCTGATCTTCCACCGCACCTTTGATCCGCGCAATGCGCTGGTTCTCTGGCAGGTCGGCGTTCTCGGTGAAGTCGGCTACAAGATCTCGCTGTCGCCGCAGAAGCTCGCCGTTCTGGTCGAGAGGCTTCTGGAGGCCTATCCGCCCGATCATCCGGTGGTGGTCTACGAGGCGGCACGCTATCCGGTCTGTGATCCGCTGATCATCCGCACCACCCTCGCCGGGCTCGATGTCAGCATGATCAGCTCGATCACGACGCTCTACATTCCGCCGCTTTCCCAACGCAAGCCGGATCTCGAGGTCGCAGCGCGGCTCGGCATCCCGGCGGATTTCATTAAACGCCGCTTCGAGATGAGCGACGAAGAGATCGAACGCCTCGGCCTCGACTGA
- a CDS encoding acyl-CoA thioesterase — MSQANPYVFSVPFRDVGMRGEMHSSAYLAYAEEALGQFWAARAPQPSDPAFCVSKVSCQLHKALHFGDEVKTSVRASKIGGRTAGFAVLMVRGEDLVAEAEIVWSACNPDSGEPVPLPEELRDWLYQYLE, encoded by the coding sequence GTGAGCCAGGCGAATCCTTACGTGTTCAGCGTACCGTTCCGGGATGTCGGCATGCGGGGCGAAATGCATTCTTCCGCCTATCTGGCCTATGCGGAAGAGGCGCTCGGCCAGTTCTGGGCAGCGCGTGCGCCGCAGCCCTCCGATCCGGCCTTCTGTGTCTCCAAGGTCAGCTGCCAGTTGCACAAGGCGCTGCATTTCGGTGATGAGGTGAAGACATCCGTGCGCGCCAGCAAGATCGGCGGCAGGACGGCGGGTTTTGCCGTCCTGATGGTTCGCGGCGAGGACCTGGTGGCAGAGGCCGAGATCGTCTGGAGCGCCTGCAATCCCGACAGCGGCGAACCGGTGCCGCTGCCGGAGGAATTGCGCGACTGGCTTTACCAGTATCTGGAGTAA
- a CDS encoding histone deacetylase family protein, translated as MTTRLYEHSIFLEHNTPKGHPERADRLRSLALALEHPNFARLERVKAPQANEDAVMLAHPERHFMSVMREIPEEEDLIRQIEADTHVSSKSLQAALTGIGGAMAAVDDVFTGKADNAFVASRPPGHHAEKTKAMGFCLFNNVAIAARHAQKTYGVERVAIVDWDVHHGNGTQDIFWDDPSVLFCSTHQMPLYPWTGEKDETGAHRNVVNAPLEPNAAGDHFREAFADRVLPALHNFRPDFILISAGFDAHHRDPLAQINLVGDDFDWATGRIMEIAGKYAGNRVVSLLEGGYDLEGLAESAGMHILRLMKG; from the coding sequence ATGACCACCCGCCTTTACGAGCACTCAATCTTCCTTGAACACAACACACCCAAGGGCCATCCGGAGCGCGCCGACCGGCTGCGCTCCCTGGCGCTGGCCCTGGAGCACCCGAATTTTGCCCGGCTGGAGCGGGTCAAGGCGCCGCAGGCGAACGAGGACGCGGTGATGCTGGCGCATCCCGAACGCCACTTCATGTCGGTCATGCGCGAGATCCCGGAAGAGGAAGACCTGATCCGCCAGATCGAGGCGGATACGCATGTGAGTTCGAAAAGCCTGCAGGCGGCGCTGACCGGCATCGGCGGCGCGATGGCCGCGGTGGACGACGTCTTCACCGGCAAGGCCGACAATGCCTTCGTCGCCTCGCGCCCGCCCGGCCACCATGCGGAAAAGACGAAAGCCATGGGCTTCTGTCTGTTCAACAATGTCGCAATTGCCGCCCGCCATGCGCAGAAAACCTATGGCGTCGAGCGGGTCGCGATCGTCGATTGGGACGTGCATCACGGCAACGGGACGCAGGATATTTTCTGGGACGATCCGTCCGTGCTGTTCTGCTCCACCCACCAGATGCCGCTCTATCCCTGGACCGGCGAAAAGGATGAAACGGGCGCGCATCGCAACGTCGTCAACGCGCCGCTGGAGCCGAACGCGGCGGGCGATCATTTCCGTGAGGCCTTTGCCGATCGCGTGCTGCCGGCGCTTCACAATTTCCGGCCGGACTTCATCCTGATCTCCGCCGGTTTCGACGCCCACCACCGCGATCCGCTGGCGCAGATCAACCTCGTCGGCGATGATTTCGACTGGGCGACGGGACGGATCATGGAAATTGCCGGGAAATACGCCGGCAACCGGGTCGTCAGCCTTCTGGAAGGCGGCTATGATCTCGAAGGCCTCGCCGAATCGGCAGGCATGCATATCCTGAGACTGATGAAGGGTTGA
- a CDS encoding exodeoxyribonuclease VII small subunit, with translation MAESATVHDLSGYTFEKAVAELESIVARLERGDVALDESIAIYERGEALKKHCEQLLSAAENRIEKIRLDRSGKPQGVEPLDGD, from the coding sequence ATGGCGGAGAGCGCAACAGTCCACGACCTGAGCGGCTACACCTTCGAAAAGGCCGTTGCGGAACTGGAAAGCATCGTGGCACGCCTGGAACGCGGCGACGTGGCGCTGGACGAATCCATCGCCATCTACGAGCGTGGCGAGGCCCTCAAGAAGCATTGCGAGCAACTGCTCTCGGCGGCGGAGAACCGCATCGAAAAGATCCGCCTCGACCGCTCCGGCAAGCCGCAGGGCGTAGAGCCGCTCGACGGCGACTAA
- a CDS encoding ROK family protein: protein MAAADPLHPHNAGFGSPQVLKPGAEHLRRVNVAAVLAALRQAGRLSHTDLSERTGLASATVTAVTADLERAGAIERLEQAASGGRGRPRVLFVRRRTFSHVIAVQISSDQVHYGLADYGGTMIDRFSRPRDLVSGTPDSLLGEMADAFARLVSRSKLSPASIGAISLSSKGIVDPDAGRLVWSPVFGEKTVEFSSLIGAYPAADLFVSNETLLVAHAAARKAMAQRSDGGFGGLLALSLGHSIGLGIARVEGGRLNVSAPNFGHMLNAVDDRLCRCGSRGCIEATAGFYGILRLAFQVPPNTIPAKFVPLAEIEKIALSARQGARMAQYAFRQAGLALGQGLSRVLSLNETMPITVTGPGTRFYDLLAGGMEEGLRQSLHVRLSGLPKIEVVSNEAELVFDGHVDRTLAAVDLKVAALR from the coding sequence ATGGCCGCTGCCGATCCGCTCCACCCTCACAATGCCGGTTTTGGTTCGCCGCAGGTGCTCAAGCCTGGGGCGGAACACCTGCGCCGGGTGAATGTGGCGGCCGTTCTTGCGGCCCTGCGGCAGGCGGGCCGCCTGTCGCATACGGATCTTTCGGAGCGTACGGGGCTGGCATCGGCCACCGTCACCGCGGTCACCGCCGATCTGGAGCGTGCCGGCGCAATCGAGCGGCTGGAACAGGCGGCGTCGGGCGGACGCGGACGCCCGCGCGTGCTGTTTGTCCGTCGCCGCACGTTCTCCCACGTCATCGCGGTGCAGATTTCTTCCGACCAGGTGCATTACGGCCTGGCCGATTACGGCGGCACGATGATCGACCGCTTCAGCCGTCCGCGCGATCTCGTTTCGGGCACGCCGGACAGCCTGCTGGGCGAGATGGCGGACGCTTTTGCCCGTCTGGTCAGCCGCTCGAAACTTTCGCCCGCGTCGATCGGTGCGATCTCCCTGTCGAGCAAGGGCATTGTCGATCCGGACGCTGGCAGGCTCGTCTGGTCGCCGGTGTTCGGCGAAAAGACGGTGGAATTCTCCTCGCTCATCGGGGCCTATCCGGCGGCAGACCTCTTCGTCAGCAACGAAACGCTGCTGGTGGCGCATGCGGCCGCCCGCAAGGCGATGGCGCAGAGGTCAGACGGCGGGTTTGGCGGGCTGTTGGCGCTGTCGCTCGGCCACAGCATCGGGCTTGGCATCGCCAGGGTGGAGGGCGGAAGGCTCAATGTCAGCGCCCCGAATTTTGGCCATATGCTGAATGCGGTGGACGATCGCCTCTGTCGCTGCGGCTCGCGCGGATGCATCGAGGCGACGGCGGGCTTCTACGGGATCCTGCGGCTCGCCTTCCAGGTGCCGCCGAACACCATTCCTGCCAAATTCGTGCCGCTGGCGGAAATCGAAAAGATCGCGCTCTCCGCCCGCCAGGGCGCGCGCATGGCACAATATGCCTTCCGCCAGGCGGGGCTGGCATTGGGGCAGGGCCTCTCGCGGGTTCTCAGCCTCAACGAGACGATGCCGATCACCGTCACAGGCCCCGGAACGCGCTTCTACGATCTGCTCGCAGGTGGGATGGAAGAAGGCTTGCGCCAGTCGCTGCACGTGCGCCTGAGCGGCCTGCCGAAGATCGAAGTGGTGTCGAACGAGGCCGAACTGGTCTTCGACGGCCATGTGGACCGAACCTTGGCCGCGGTGGATCTGAAGGTTGCGGCGCTGCGGTGA
- the xylF gene encoding D-xylose ABC transporter substrate-binding protein, whose translation MKSVLKLMACAAVITAVHAPAFAKDKIIGVSWSNFQEERWKTDEAAIKKALAASGDKYISADAQSSAAKQLTDIESLIAQGANALIVLAQDSSAIGPAIEKATAEGIPVVGYDRLIENPKAFYITFDNKEVGRLQAKEVFKAKPEGNYVFIKGSSSDPNADFLFAGQMEVLKAAIDSGKIKNVGEAYTDGWKPENAQKNMEQFLTKNNNKVDAVVASNDGTAGGAIAALTAQGLAGSVPVSGQDGDAAALNRVALGTQTVSVWKDARELGKNAAEIAVALADGKKMDEIKGVQTFSGGPKKVPMKSVFLTPMAITKDNLNVVIDAGWITKAAACQGVKAGTTKACN comes from the coding sequence ATGAAATCAGTTTTGAAGCTGATGGCCTGCGCGGCTGTCATCACGGCCGTTCACGCTCCGGCCTTCGCCAAGGACAAGATCATCGGCGTATCGTGGTCCAACTTCCAGGAAGAACGCTGGAAGACGGACGAAGCAGCGATCAAGAAGGCACTCGCCGCCTCTGGCGACAAATACATCTCGGCTGACGCCCAGTCGTCTGCCGCCAAGCAGCTGACCGACATCGAAAGCCTGATCGCCCAGGGCGCCAACGCGCTGATCGTTCTGGCGCAGGATTCGTCCGCCATCGGCCCGGCCATTGAAAAGGCGACCGCAGAAGGCATCCCGGTCGTCGGGTATGACCGCCTGATCGAGAACCCGAAGGCCTTCTACATCACTTTCGACAACAAGGAAGTCGGTCGCCTGCAGGCCAAGGAAGTGTTCAAGGCGAAGCCGGAAGGCAATTACGTCTTCATCAAGGGCTCATCGTCCGACCCGAACGCCGACTTCCTGTTCGCCGGCCAGATGGAAGTGCTGAAGGCTGCGATCGACTCCGGCAAGATCAAGAATGTCGGGGAAGCCTATACCGACGGCTGGAAGCCGGAAAATGCCCAGAAGAACATGGAGCAGTTCCTCACCAAGAACAACAACAAGGTCGACGCCGTTGTTGCCTCGAACGACGGCACCGCCGGCGGCGCGATCGCAGCACTGACGGCGCAGGGCCTTGCCGGCTCCGTTCCGGTCTCCGGCCAGGATGGTGACGCCGCCGCTCTTAACCGCGTGGCGCTCGGCACGCAGACCGTCTCGGTCTGGAAGGACGCCCGTGAACTCGGCAAGAACGCGGCCGAAATCGCCGTTGCTCTCGCCGATGGCAAGAAGATGGACGAAATCAAGGGCGTCCAGACGTTCAGCGGCGGCCCGAAGAAGGTGCCGATGAAGTCGGTCTTCCTCACCCCGATGGCGATCACCAAGGACAACCTGAACGTCGTGATCGACGCCGGCTGGATCACCAAGGCTGCTGCCTGCCAGGGCGTGAAGGCCGGCACGACCAAGGCCTGCAACTGA